One genomic window of Aptenodytes patagonicus chromosome 3, bAptPat1.pri.cur, whole genome shotgun sequence includes the following:
- the BATF3 gene encoding LOW QUALITY PROTEIN: basic leucine zipper transcriptional factor ATF-like 3 (The sequence of the model RefSeq protein was modified relative to this genomic sequence to represent the inferred CDS: deleted 2 bases in 1 codon) encodes MRAAERPGARRPGGAPAAGRRLRPRAGGVPCRGGPGRCVPCPAPPRPGPARPALPSPPFPPPAGRGSPAAPSAAPRGGSAASGMSCAVPAAAAAAAGGSALPRSAAAEGSQQSHEEDDRKVRRREKNRVAAQRSRKKQTQKADKLHEEYESLEQENTSLKREIGKLTDEMKHLSEVLKDHEKICPLLHCTMNFVTVPRPDALASCLPR; translated from the exons atgcgggcggcggagcggccgggagcgcggcggcccggcggggctcccgcggcggggcggcggctccgcccccgggccgggggggtgCCA tgccggggcggcccggggcggtgcgtcccctgccccgccccgccccgccccggccctgcccggcctgccctcccttcccctcccttcccaccccccgcGGGCCGGGGGAGCCCAGCGGCGCCGAGCGCGGCGCCCCGGGGCGGCTCCGCAGCCAGCGGGATGTCGTGCGccgtcccggcggcggcggcggcggcggcggggggcagcgcgcTGCCTCGGAGCGCGGCGGCCGAGGGCAGCCAGCAG AGTCATGAAGAAGATGACAGAAAGgtaaggaggagagaaaaaaatcgaGTTGCTGCACAGAGGAGCCGAAAGAAGCAAACTCAGAAAGCAGATAAACTTCACGAG gAATACGAGTCTCTTGAGCAAGAAAATACCTCCCTGAAAAGAGAAATCGGAAAGCTAACAGATGAAATGAAACACTTGAGTGAAGTGTTGAAGGATCATGAAAAGATCTGTCCACTATTGCACTGTACCATGAACTTTGTGACCGTACCAAGGCCCGATGCACTTGCCAGCTGCCTGCCAAGATGA